In the genome of Deinococcus deserti VCD115, one region contains:
- a CDS encoding phosphodiester glycosidase family protein, whose protein sequence is MRRMTRFCLSWSAALLTSLLGGCTSGHALEVKQVLGAGQLYTVATVDLKKDRLELHWLNPTTRAPYHTFAEVQARLAKQGQQMLFATNSGIYAPGPKPLGLHVEKGQILVGLNSARSGGNFALLPNGVFWVRGTQAGVTESQAYRHADPRPTFATQSGPLLVRKGQLHPSFSRSGTSFKVRSGVGVCRDGKVRFAISAGPVNFYSFAVFFRDTLNCPDALYLDGSIAAYATPDRNTQLAEFAGIWTVSR, encoded by the coding sequence ATGCGGAGGATGACGCGTTTCTGTTTGTCCTGGTCTGCCGCCCTTCTGACCTCCCTGTTGGGGGGATGCACCTCTGGTCACGCCCTGGAAGTGAAGCAGGTCCTCGGAGCAGGCCAGCTGTATACCGTAGCCACCGTGGATTTAAAGAAGGACCGGCTGGAACTGCACTGGCTTAACCCTACGACGCGCGCGCCGTATCACACCTTCGCAGAGGTACAGGCCCGTCTGGCCAAGCAGGGGCAGCAGATGCTTTTTGCGACGAACAGCGGCATCTATGCGCCTGGACCCAAGCCGCTGGGCCTGCATGTCGAGAAAGGTCAGATCCTGGTCGGACTGAACAGTGCCCGCTCAGGGGGAAACTTCGCCCTTCTTCCCAATGGAGTGTTCTGGGTCAGGGGAACGCAGGCAGGAGTAACGGAATCCCAGGCCTACCGCCACGCTGATCCCCGACCGACATTTGCTACCCAGTCAGGACCCCTGCTGGTCCGGAAAGGACAGCTCCATCCGTCCTTCAGTCGAAGCGGGACCAGCTTCAAGGTGCGCAGCGGCGTCGGCGTGTGCCGTGACGGCAAGGTGCGGTTTGCCATCAGCGCTGGTCCGGTGAATTTCTACAGCTTTGCCGTATTTTTCCGTGACACCCTGAATTGTCCCGACGCGCTGTATCTGGATGGAAGCATTGCCGCATATGCGACGCCCGACCGCAATACACAGCTGGCCGAATTCGCCGGGATCTGGACTGTCAGCCGCTAG